The following are from one region of the Nicotiana tabacum cultivar K326 chromosome 3, ASM71507v2, whole genome shotgun sequence genome:
- the LOC107762727 gene encoding suberization-associated anionic peroxidase-like (The RefSeq protein has 3 substitutions compared to this genomic sequence) gives MAFRLSHLSLALSLLALALAGVAIYRNTYEAMSKGFQTLSPELDLLESAASILTLDNNNAEQNSDSKLTQPLSPSACIFTAVRGVVNSAIDRERRMGASLIRLHFHDCFVDGCDGGVLLDDIPGSFQGEKTSPPNNNSARGFEVIEQAKQRVKDTCPNTPVSCADILAIAARDSVVKLGGQGYNVALGRRDARAANFTGALTQLPAPFDNLTVQIRKFNDKNFNAREMVALAGAHTVGFTRCATACNSNNVNPAARLQCNCSVTQNDTNLQQLDTTPAVFDRVYFQDLSRNQGILFSDQVLTGNTTTAAIVTTYSNNGAVFLGDFAAAMIKMGNLPPSPGVQLEIRDVCSRVNPSSVASM, from the exons ATGGCTTTTCGTTTGAGTCATTTGAGCCTTGCCCTGAGCCTTTTGGCTCTTGCACTTGCAGGTGTTGCCATTTATAGGAACACTTATGAAGCCATGAGTAAGGGATTCCAAACACTTTCTCCAGAGTTAGATCTGCTGGAGTCAGCAGCCAGCATTTTAACCCTAAATAATAATAATGCTGAGCAAAATTCAGACAGCAAGTTAACTCAACCATTATCTCCATCGGCATGCATCTTCTCGGCTGTTCGAGGAGTTGTGAACAGTGCAATTGATAGAGAAAGGCGCATGGGAGCTTCTCTCATTCGTCTCCACTTCCATGACTGCTTTGTTGAT GGTTGCGATGGAGGAGTTCTTCTAGACGATATTCCCGGATCATTCCAAGGGGAAAAGACCTCACCACCCAACAACAACTCAGCCAGAGGTTTTGAAGTCATAGAACAAGCTAAACAAAGAGTAAAAGATACTTGTCCCAACACGCCTGTATCTTGCGCAGACATCTTAGCTATTGCTGCTCGTGATTCTGTTGTTAAA CTAGGAGGACAAGGCTATAACGTTGCACTTGGGAGAAGAGATGCAAGAGCGGCCAACTTCACTGGTGCTTTAACTCAGCTTCCAGCTCCGTTCGACAATCTAACCGTCCAAATAAGAAAATTTAATGACAAAAACTTTAATGCCCGGGAAATGGTGGCGCTAGCCGGTGCCCACACGGTGGGTTTCACCAGGTGCGCCACCGCGTGCAACAGCAACAACGTTAACCCAGCGGCACGTCTTCAATGCAACTGCTCCGTCACCCAAAACGACACCAACTTGCAACAACTGGATACAACTCCTGCTGTGTTCGACAGAGTTTACTTCCAGGACTTAAACAGGAACCAGGGCATACTTTTCTCGGATCAAGTGTTGACGGGGAATACCACCACTGCTGCTATTGTTACGACCTACAGCAATAATGGTGCTGTTTTCCTGGGAGATTTTGCTGCTGCTATGATCAAGATGGGAAACTTGCCTCCCTCACCGGGCGTTCAATTGGAAATTCGTGATGTTTGTAGCAGGGTCAATCCCAGCTCTGTGGCTTCTATGTGA